A DNA window from Alphaproteobacteria bacterium contains the following coding sequences:
- a CDS encoding SLC13 family permease, giving the protein MRVFVTFVFALTYLGMALGRIPGLRVDRSGIAMIAAVALVATSATPAADVTGAIHFPTLLLLGGLMILSARFSAAGFYGAVAAWIAHQAVKPRRLLALTIAAGGLLSALLVNDIVVFAMTPLLCAGLALRKLDPRPFLLGLAAASNAGSAATL; this is encoded by the coding sequence TTGCGTGTCTTCGTCACTTTCGTCTTCGCACTGACCTATCTCGGAATGGCGCTCGGGCGCATTCCGGGCTTGAGGGTCGACCGTTCGGGGATCGCGATGATTGCGGCGGTGGCGCTGGTTGCGACGAGCGCCACTCCCGCCGCCGACGTGACGGGTGCCATACATTTTCCAACTCTTCTCCTCTTGGGCGGCTTGATGATCCTCTCCGCGCGCTTCAGCGCTGCGGGGTTTTATGGCGCGGTCGCCGCGTGGATCGCCCATCAAGCGGTCAAGCCGCGGCGACTTCTCGCACTGACGATCGCCGCCGGCGGCCTGCTGTCCGCACTTCTTGTGAACGATATCGTCGTCTTCGCCATGACCCCGCTCTTGTGCGCGGGGCTCGCGCTGCGCAAGCTCGATCCGCGCCCGTTTCTCCTGGGGCTCGCGGCTGCAAGCAACGCCGGTTCGGCCGCGACACTGA